A single region of the Yersinia entomophaga genome encodes:
- a CDS encoding M48 family metallopeptidase translates to MNIRTSLMALSITALLSGCQNMNTEGLMQSGAQAFQAATLSDTDVRTLSDKSCAEMDQKAQIAPADSEYSKRLAKISAALGDNINGTPANYKVYVTKDVNAWAMANGCIRVYSGLMDMMTDNEVEGVLGHEMGHVALGHTRKAMQVAYGTIALRTAASSAGGIATSLSQSQLADIGEKLVNAQFSQKQESEADDYSFELLKKRGIDPNGLVTSFEKLAKMEGGRGSSLFDDHPASQARADHIRERITSGQ, encoded by the coding sequence ATGAACATTCGTACTTCGTTGATGGCTTTGAGTATCACCGCGCTGCTAAGTGGGTGTCAGAATATGAACACCGAAGGCCTGATGCAATCTGGCGCACAGGCGTTTCAGGCTGCAACGCTAAGTGATACCGATGTCAGAACGCTCAGCGATAAATCCTGTGCAGAAATGGATCAAAAGGCGCAAATCGCGCCAGCTGACAGCGAATACAGCAAGCGTCTGGCAAAAATTTCCGCAGCCCTCGGCGACAATATCAATGGAACACCAGCCAACTATAAGGTTTATGTGACCAAAGACGTCAATGCCTGGGCGATGGCGAACGGTTGTATTCGCGTATACAGCGGCCTGATGGATATGATGACTGACAACGAAGTGGAAGGGGTTTTGGGCCACGAAATGGGCCACGTCGCTTTAGGGCATACCCGTAAAGCCATGCAGGTTGCTTATGGCACCATCGCCCTGCGTACCGCAGCGTCTTCCGCTGGCGGTATTGCCACTTCCCTGTCTCAGTCCCAACTTGCGGATATTGGAGAAAAACTGGTGAACGCCCAGTTCTCGCAGAAACAAGAAAGTGAAGCCGATGATTATTCCTTTGAACTGCTGAAAAAACGCGGTATCGATCCGAACGGTTTGGTCACCAGTTTCGAAAAACTGGCAAAAATGGAAGGTGGGCGAGGCAGCAGCCTGTTTGACGATCACCCGGCTTCTCAGGCACGCGCCGATCATATTCGTGAGCGTATTACCAGCGGCCAGTAA
- the tkt gene encoding transketolase gives MTSRKELANAIRALSMDAVQKANSGHPGAPMGMADIAEVLWRDYLNHNPTNPHWADRDRFVLSNGHGSMLIYSLLHLTGYDLPMEELKNFRQLHSKTPGHPEYGYTEGVETTTGPLGQGIANAVGFAIAERTLGAQFNRPGHDIVDHHTYAFMGDGCMMEGISHEVCSLAGTMKLGKLTAFYDDNGISIDGHVEGWFTDDTAARFEAYGWHVVRHVDGHNPDSIKAAIEEARKVTDKPSLLMCKTVIGFGSPNKAGTHDSHGAPLGAAEVAATRDALGWKYPAFEIPQDIYAAWDAKEAGKAKEAAWNEKFAAYEKAYPELAAEFKRRVSGELPANWETESKKFIEQLQANPANIASRKASQNALEAFGKVLPEFLGGSADLAPSNLTMWSGSKALNDDIAGNYIHYGVREFGMSAIMNGIALHGGFIPYGATFLMFVEYARNAVRMAALMKIRSIFVYTHDSIGLGEDGPTHQPVEQMASLRVTPNMSTWRPCDQVESAVAWQYALERKDGPSALIFSRQNLAQQPRDAAQLANIAKGGYILKDCAGQPELIFIATGSEVELAVAAADQLTAAGRKVRVVSMPSTDAFDKQDAAYRESVLPAAVSARVAVEAGIADYWYKYVGLNGAVVGMTSFGESAPADLLFKEFGFTVENVVAKAQALLK, from the coding sequence ATGACCTCTCGTAAAGAGCTTGCCAACGCGATCCGCGCCCTTAGCATGGACGCCGTGCAGAAAGCGAATTCCGGCCACCCCGGAGCCCCTATGGGTATGGCAGATATTGCCGAAGTCCTGTGGCGTGATTACCTGAACCATAATCCAACTAACCCACACTGGGCTGACCGCGACCGCTTTGTGCTGTCTAACGGCCACGGCTCCATGTTGATCTACAGCTTGTTGCACCTCACCGGTTACGACTTGCCGATGGAAGAGCTGAAAAACTTCCGTCAGTTACATTCTAAAACTCCGGGCCACCCGGAATATGGCTACACCGAAGGTGTAGAAACCACGACCGGCCCTCTGGGTCAGGGTATTGCTAACGCCGTTGGTTTTGCCATTGCCGAACGTACTCTAGGCGCGCAGTTCAACCGCCCAGGTCACGATATTGTTGACCACCACACCTACGCCTTTATGGGTGACGGCTGCATGATGGAAGGCATTTCTCACGAAGTGTGCTCTCTGGCCGGCACCATGAAATTGGGCAAACTGACTGCATTCTACGATGACAACGGCATCTCCATTGATGGTCATGTTGAAGGCTGGTTCACCGATGATACCGCAGCGCGTTTCGAAGCTTACGGCTGGCATGTGGTTCGTCATGTAGACGGTCATAACCCTGACTCCATCAAAGCGGCAATCGAAGAAGCACGTAAAGTTACCGATAAGCCTTCATTGTTGATGTGCAAAACCGTTATCGGTTTCGGTTCACCAAACAAAGCGGGCACCCATGATTCCCACGGCGCGCCTTTGGGCGCTGCGGAAGTGGCTGCAACTCGTGACGCGCTGGGCTGGAAATACCCTGCCTTTGAAATTCCACAAGATATCTACGCGGCCTGGGATGCTAAAGAGGCGGGCAAAGCGAAAGAGGCTGCCTGGAACGAGAAGTTTGCGGCCTATGAGAAAGCCTACCCAGAACTGGCTGCCGAGTTCAAACGTCGCGTAAGCGGTGAGCTGCCAGCTAACTGGGAAACTGAATCCAAGAAATTCATCGAGCAATTGCAGGCAAACCCAGCCAATATCGCTAGCCGTAAAGCATCACAAAATGCGCTTGAAGCTTTCGGTAAAGTGTTACCTGAGTTCCTGGGCGGCTCTGCTGACCTGGCACCAAGTAACTTGACCATGTGGTCTGGCTCTAAGGCTCTGAACGATGATATCGCCGGTAACTACATCCATTACGGTGTGCGCGAATTCGGTATGTCCGCCATCATGAACGGTATTGCTCTGCACGGCGGCTTTATCCCTTACGGCGCAACTTTCCTGATGTTCGTGGAATACGCACGTAACGCAGTGCGCATGGCTGCTCTGATGAAAATCCGCAGCATCTTCGTTTATACCCATGACTCTATCGGTCTGGGTGAAGACGGCCCGACCCATCAGCCGGTTGAGCAAATGGCAAGCCTGCGCGTAACGCCAAACATGAGCACATGGCGTCCATGCGATCAGGTCGAGTCAGCGGTAGCCTGGCAGTACGCTCTGGAGCGTAAAGACGGCCCAAGCGCACTGATCTTCTCCCGTCAAAACCTGGCTCAGCAGCCGCGTGATGCAGCACAGTTGGCTAACATCGCCAAAGGTGGTTATATCCTGAAAGACTGCGCTGGTCAGCCTGAACTTATCTTCATCGCGACCGGTTCTGAAGTTGAACTGGCGGTTGCCGCAGCGGATCAACTGACTGCCGCAGGCCGTAAAGTTCGCGTTGTTTCTATGCCATCTACCGATGCGTTTGATAAGCAAGACGCGGCTTACCGTGAATCTGTCCTGCCAGCGGCGGTTAGCGCTCGCGTTGCGGTAGAAGCCGGTATTGCGGATTACTGGTACAAATACGTCGGCCTGAACGGCGCTGTCGTTGGTATGACCAGCTTCGGGGAATCTGCTCCAGCAGATCTGCTGTTTAAAGAGTTCGGCTTCACCGTTGAGAACGTAGTAGCGAAAGCTCAGGCGCTGTTGAAATAA
- a CDS encoding non-heme iron oxygenase ferredoxin subunit has product MSWLNVCKVSYVKPDSPFSASVGDKRIGIYIIDGEYFAMDDICPHANALLSPGFFDEGTIECLLHGAVFDVRSGKCLREPGDRDLQTYPVRIDGGQIQVEIDEN; this is encoded by the coding sequence ATGAGCTGGCTGAATGTGTGCAAAGTGTCTTACGTCAAACCAGATTCGCCGTTCTCCGCCAGCGTGGGGGATAAACGAATTGGGATTTATATTATTGATGGCGAATATTTTGCGATGGATGATATTTGCCCTCACGCAAATGCGTTACTCAGTCCGGGATTTTTTGATGAGGGCACTATTGAGTGCCTGTTACACGGGGCGGTGTTTGACGTGAGAAGCGGGAAATGTCTACGTGAGCCGGGAGATCGCGATCTACAAACTTATCCGGTGCGGATTGACGGTGGGCAGATTCAGGTGGAAATCGATGAAAATTAA